A genomic region of Enterococcus sp. 12C11_DIV0727 contains the following coding sequences:
- a CDS encoding ECF transporter S component produces MRNNKVQKMVSVAMLAAIGVVLQFVAFPIIPSLSFLKIDFSDIPVMISMFLFGPLAGISTAFIRSVLHLFTTGASPQNLVGDAASFFATTVFTLPMYYFFKRGSDKLSNKVLGISTGIIALTVFMGVANYFVITPLYLKLFGVSAGQFLGMSLAKYVTIGIIPFNLIKGAIVSAVFLILHAKLLPWLSRKQYQLGNKKTITK; encoded by the coding sequence ATGCGAAACAACAAGGTACAAAAAATGGTAAGTGTAGCAATGTTAGCAGCAATCGGTGTGGTTTTACAATTTGTGGCGTTTCCGATCATACCATCATTAAGTTTTTTAAAAATCGATTTCAGCGACATTCCGGTTATGATCAGCATGTTTTTATTCGGACCATTAGCTGGAATAAGTACGGCTTTTATAAGATCTGTACTGCATCTATTCACAACGGGTGCATCACCACAAAATTTAGTTGGAGATGCGGCTAGCTTTTTTGCCACAACTGTCTTTACTTTACCGATGTATTACTTTTTCAAACGAGGAAGTGACAAGCTTTCAAATAAAGTTCTAGGTATTTCTACAGGAATAATCGCTTTAACAGTTTTCATGGGTGTAGCCAATTACTTTGTGATCACACCGCTTTATTTGAAACTGTTCGGCGTATCAGCGGGACAATTTTTAGGAATGTCATTAGCAAAATACGTTACGATTGGTATTATTCCATTCAACTTGATCAAAGGCGCAATTGTGAGTGCTGTTTTCTTGATTCTTCATGCCAAACTTTTGCCATGGCTTTCTAGAAAACAATATCAGTTGGGCAATAAAAAAACGATAACTAAATAA
- a CDS encoding alpha/beta hydrolase translates to MKKWQKRFLWFVGVLIALVLIGLFYLKTITYTPTTNASEVSKKAIDEDGVLLFKGDQEKPALIFYQGALVEAASYSVWAEKVAEAGFSVYLVKEPLNLAVLGQNKAEQVIEANHLSKYVIGGHSLGGVMASRFVAEWKNQEAVKGVFFLASYPDKNGSLSNFEGSVLSLTGSVDGVLNWQAYDQAKKYLPKQTVYQEINGGNHAGFGSYGEQKGDNPAKINNDEQQEEVARKIVEWLNTIN, encoded by the coding sequence ATGAAAAAATGGCAGAAACGTTTCCTGTGGTTTGTCGGTGTACTTATAGCTTTGGTTTTAATCGGCTTGTTCTACCTAAAAACCATTACATATACACCTACAACGAACGCTTCAGAAGTGTCAAAAAAAGCGATAGACGAAGATGGTGTATTACTTTTTAAGGGTGATCAAGAAAAACCGGCTCTTATTTTTTATCAAGGAGCTTTAGTTGAAGCTGCTAGTTATAGTGTTTGGGCTGAAAAGGTAGCAGAGGCTGGTTTTTCAGTCTATCTTGTAAAAGAACCGTTGAATCTAGCTGTTTTAGGGCAAAATAAAGCTGAACAAGTCATTGAGGCTAACCATCTAAGTAAGTATGTTATCGGGGGACATTCCTTAGGAGGCGTGATGGCCAGTCGGTTTGTTGCTGAATGGAAGAATCAAGAGGCAGTGAAAGGTGTATTTTTTTTAGCAAGCTATCCTGATAAAAACGGGAGCCTTTCAAATTTTGAAGGATCAGTCCTTTCGTTGACAGGTTCTGTTGATGGGGTTTTAAATTGGCAAGCGTATGATCAAGCCAAAAAATATTTACCTAAGCAAACAGTGTATCAAGAAATCAATGGAGGGAATCATGCTGGATTTGGTAGTTATGGTGAGCAAAAGGGGGATAACCCTGCTAAGATAAATAATGATGAACAGCAAGAAGAAGTTGCTCGTAAGATAGTCGAGTGGCTAAATACGATCAATTGA